GATACGCCGCCTCCATACAGTCCTCTTCGGATTCAAACACGCGGGCGATGCCTTGAAAAATCTGCATATCAGCCGGAACCGCCGAGCTTTTCACGACTGCGCCCAAAGGCGCCAGATTGCCGCTCAGGACGGCGATGCCGCCTTCGCCGGAAAAAGGATCCTTCAAGGGCCGTATGATTACGCCGTCTGCCGGTTGGGCGCAATGCAGGTGTTCCCGCCAAGTCTTCCCATCCACGGTGATAGCGTCCAGATGCAGCAGCGGGCTCAGTTCCTTCAGAATGGCGGGGATGCCGCCTACCGGATCAAGATCCGCCACCGTATATTCGTCGCTGTTGGGATAAATGCGGGTCAGAAAAGGTATTTTCCGACTGAGGCGGTCAAAGTCCCCGAGAGTGACCGCAAGCCCGCATTCCCGGGCAATGGCCGGCAAATGCAGCACCGTGTTGAGGGAACCGCCCATGGCCAGCACCAAGCTGATGGCGTTATCAAAGGCCTCTTGCGTCAGGATATCCCGGGGAAGACGCCGCTCTTTGACCGCCTTCATGCAGATGCGGCCGCTTTCATAAGCGATTTCCCGGCGACGGCTGCCCATGGCAGGCGGGGTAGATGACCCGGCCAGGGCCAGACCCAGAGCTTCGGCAACCATGCACAGGGTGTTGGCGGTCCCCAGAAACGGACAAATGCCAGGGGTTGGGTAATACTGCAGGGTGACATCGACCAACTGCCGCTCATCCACCTCCCCCCGCAGGAACCCTTGCCTGGCAGCTTTGGACTGCCGGGGCTTGATGGTATTGACCATGGGGCCGCCGGTCACTAAGACGGCGGGAAGGTTCAGCCGGGCCGCCGCCATCAGCATGGCCGGCACGATTTTATCGCAGGAGCCGAGAAGCACCATGCCGTCAAACATCCCATGGGCCTTAATCATAACCTCAATGGAATCGGCGATCAATTCACGGCTGGGCAGTACGTATTTCATGCCTTCATGGCTTTGGGTAATGCCGTCGCAAACGGCAATGGTATTAAACTCCAGGGGCCAGCCGCCGGCGTCGATAATGCCCTGTTTTACATGTTCAGCCAGCTCTCGCAGATGGGCATGACCGGCAACAATCTCATTCCAGGAATTGACCACGGCAATCACCGGTTTGTTCAGGTGTTGGTAGGGCGTACCGCAGGAGCAGATATGCCCTTTGGCAATGGCGCGCTGATAGGGGGAAAAGGTTTCAAAAGCGGTCATAGACAACCTCCGTTAGATATGAGTCAATTTTCTATGTTTATTATACGCCCGGATGAAAAAAGCTGACAACCTTAATCGTATTGATCCCGCAAAATCAGGTGCATCCACATGTGTGCCGTTATGAACGCATAGCGGCAGGTTCGTAAGGTTATATTTGTCGCTTAGGACAGTATTGACGCGTTCAAACTCCGGTGTTCTGTCGCCCGGATAAACTTTGCAGTTAAACAGTTCCTGCGTAACAGAGCAAGAGCTCCCGGCGAAGCTGGCCAGGAGCTCTTGTCCTATTTTTATTGCATTACGCGTCCTCATTCACAATCACTTTTTTACCCCGCATCTTCAGCAGCACCGGAATCAGAATCCACATTGCGGCGATAGCCAGCAGCAGGGCGGAAATGGGCTGCGTCACAAATATCGAAAAATCACCGTCACTCAAAGTAAGCGCCCGACGGAGATTGTTTTCCAGCATGGGCCCCAGAACCCTTCCTAAGATCAAGGGAGCTACGGGGAAATCATTTTGCCCCAGCAAATAACCCAATACACCGCAGACCAGCATCAGCACCAGGCTGAAAAGGTTCACCTGAACCGCATATACGCCGAATACGCAGATGGCCAGAATCATCGGCAGCAGGTATTTAGCCGGCGTTTCAATCAGCTTGGCGAAAATCTTGATCAACGGCATATTCAAAATCAGGAGCATCAGGTTGCCGACAAACATACTGGCGATGACACCCCATACCACATCAGGATATTTTTCAAACAGCAGGGGACCCGGCTGCACATTATACATGATAAATGCGCCCATGAGCACAGCCGTAGTGGCTGAGCTGGGTATCCCCAAAACCAACAGGGGAATCATCGCGCCGCCGCTGGCGGCATTGTTGGCCGATTCCGGACCGGCTACCCCTTCGATGGCCCCTTTGCCAAACCGTTCAGGGGTTTTGCTAACTCTCTTTTCCAGAGTATAGGACATAAAGGACGAAAGGGTCGGACCGGCGCCGGGCAAAATACCGATAAAGAAGCCCAGCAAAGATCCCCGGCCAATCGCCGGAGCACTGGCCCGGAATTCCTCGCGGCTAGGCAGCAGGTGGTCGATTTTGGCGACAGATTCAGCCTCATCTTTATGCAGGATCGCCCTGAATACCTCGCCTAAAGCGAAGAATCCCACCGCTAAGGTAATAAAATCAAATCCTTGATACAACACAGGGATCTCGAAGGTAAACCGTCCCACCCCGGTCAGGGCATCCACGCCGATGGTGGAAACCAGTAAGCCGGTAGTCATCATGATTAATGCCTTTATCATGG
Above is a genomic segment from Acetonema longum DSM 6540 containing:
- the ilvD gene encoding dihydroxy-acid dehydratase, with protein sequence MTAFETFSPYQRAIAKGHICSCGTPYQHLNKPVIAVVNSWNEIVAGHAHLRELAEHVKQGIIDAGGWPLEFNTIAVCDGITQSHEGMKYVLPSRELIADSIEVMIKAHGMFDGMVLLGSCDKIVPAMLMAAARLNLPAVLVTGGPMVNTIKPRQSKAARQGFLRGEVDERQLVDVTLQYYPTPGICPFLGTANTLCMVAEALGLALAGSSTPPAMGSRRREIAYESGRICMKAVKERRLPRDILTQEAFDNAISLVLAMGGSLNTVLHLPAIARECGLAVTLGDFDRLSRKIPFLTRIYPNSDEYTVADLDPVGGIPAILKELSPLLHLDAITVDGKTWREHLHCAQPADGVIIRPLKDPFSGEGGIAVLSGNLAPLGAVVKSSAVPADMQIFQGIARVFESEEDCMEAAYQDAIRPGDVVIIRNEGPVGGPGMREMHRATELAIKIGHIAIITDGRFSGASGGLVIGYLSPEAAAGGPIGLVETGDSIEINIPERTLIWQVSEETLQKRIHEKIEGKKSETESLFLKLYAATTLSAGEGAVRKEFE
- a CDS encoding tripartite tricarboxylate transporter permease, yielding METLQFLLDGFAIALQPHNIAFAFIGVFIGTAVGILPGLGPSSGIALLIPITAVLTGGLDAQAAATSGIIMLAGVFYGAMYGGSTTSILLNTPGESASVITAIDGYQMAKRGRGGAALSIAAIGSFIAGMFALLMLLILARPLSELAIQFGPTEYFSLVVLGLAAVTGLAGKSMIKALIMMTTGLLVSTIGVDALTGVGRFTFEIPVLYQGFDFITLAVGFFALGEVFRAILHKDEAESVAKIDHLLPSREEFRASAPAIGRGSLLGFFIGILPGAGPTLSSFMSYTLEKRVSKTPERFGKGAIEGVAGPESANNAASGGAMIPLLVLGIPSSATTAVLMGAFIMYNVQPGPLLFEKYPDVVWGVIASMFVGNLMLLILNMPLIKIFAKLIETPAKYLLPMILAICVFGVYAVQVNLFSLVLMLVCGVLGYLLGQNDFPVAPLILGRVLGPMLENNLRRALTLSDGDFSIFVTQPISALLLAIAAMWILIPVLLKMRGKKVIVNEDA